One window from the genome of Streptomyces sp. NBC_01476 encodes:
- a CDS encoding FxLD family lanthipeptide, protein MAEALRGATAFDMEFELDVRVIEAGLPVRDLLRDTSDNCGSTCSGTACSSYVGDPA, encoded by the coding sequence ATGGCAGAAGCTCTCAGGGGCGCCACGGCGTTCGACATGGAGTTCGAGCTCGACGTGCGCGTGATCGAGGCCGGTCTGCCGGTCCGCGATCTGCTGCGCGACACCAGCGACAACTGCGGCTCGACGTGCTCGGGTACCGCCTGTAGCTCGTACGTGGGCGACCCGGCCTGA
- a CDS encoding lantibiotic dehydratase, producing MGRTDRLLYRHADVLLIRATTAPERLAFPEDPDLYGAPETVLERTSEFLEQVWRLDDFRRAVEVASPVLSEAVREAIAGPLTDARQARRLVHSVASYLLRWQGRATPFGFFAGVAAARIGGEASVRWGNHHRAVIRADAEWMGGVVDRLERIPELLQRLPVVGNDSAFVRGDRLVIPGQAADSRPGESAPLQVSVRFTGPVRGAMELARRPLPYAHLAKALAANYPQASLVQIEALLTGLVKERFLLTSLRTPMTVPDALGHVCAQLTVAGADELPSLAPTAHELRFLQVELTRHDQVASPADAQSLRAAAADHMAAICDRAAQPLVVETRLDCDITVPEAVIREAETAASVLLRLTPYPFGHPRWKDFHLRFRQRYGVGAVVPVRDLVADAGLGLPADYLGSAQKTPPRPLTRRDETVLSLVQQAALDGAEEIVLTEATIQALAVGDPVEMLPPPRAELAFQLHTVSSEALRRGAFRLIVTGVPRVASSMAGRFAELLPEVDRQRVSRAYAAVSTDDPETLVAQLAFAPRRRRSENVTRTRQLLPLTIPLAEHRDPDHGNLIELGDLAVTADARQFHLLQLSTGRYVEPRVLHALEAGTVMPPLARFLAEITTARCAHYQAFDWGAAARLPYLPRLRHGRTVLAPARWLLNAADLAPRTAAKFAWDAALTAWRSRLRVPTAVVLCEVDLRLPLALDRPLHRALLRSRLDRTGNVELREAPSSADLAWVGRAHEFLLPLRLVRPRSIVDRPLIQPTPVRREADHLPGDSSRLHVRVHGHPDRQDDMLTGYLPRLFAGWDDPLLWWFTRHRDTTRPDSEQYLALYARLPSAGHYGAAASRVSARAGDLRSVGLVPGIEFAGYRPETGRYGHGPAMAAAEKVFAADSAAALAQIELALRTGIPAEAVTAASFIDLVCSYAAKAEEGLHRLTTELPQEHGRLDTALRDTTFRLADPGDGWAALRSQPGGDRILLAWERRKTELAAYREQLALQRNGPLSALRSLLHQHHVRALAVDPERERITNRLARAAALRLIARGSRTSS from the coding sequence GTGGGAAGAACGGACAGGCTGCTGTACCGGCATGCCGACGTACTCCTCATTCGGGCGACGACCGCTCCCGAAAGGTTGGCGTTTCCGGAGGACCCCGACCTGTACGGTGCGCCCGAGACGGTGCTGGAGCGGACTTCGGAGTTTCTGGAGCAGGTGTGGCGGCTGGACGACTTTCGCCGTGCGGTCGAGGTCGCCAGCCCCGTCCTCTCGGAGGCCGTTCGCGAGGCGATCGCCGGACCTTTGACAGATGCCCGTCAGGCCCGCCGTCTCGTCCACTCCGTGGCCTCGTACCTCTTGCGCTGGCAGGGCCGGGCGACGCCATTCGGTTTCTTCGCGGGCGTGGCAGCGGCCCGGATAGGCGGCGAAGCAAGCGTCCGGTGGGGGAACCATCACCGCGCGGTGATCCGGGCCGACGCGGAGTGGATGGGCGGAGTCGTCGATCGGCTGGAGCGAATTCCTGAGCTCCTGCAGCGACTGCCGGTAGTGGGGAACGACTCTGCTTTCGTACGCGGAGATCGGCTCGTCATCCCTGGCCAGGCCGCCGATAGCCGACCGGGAGAATCGGCCCCGTTGCAGGTGTCGGTCCGCTTCACCGGGCCGGTCCGTGGCGCCATGGAACTCGCTCGTAGGCCCCTTCCCTATGCCCATTTGGCGAAAGCGCTGGCAGCCAATTACCCGCAGGCATCGCTCGTCCAGATTGAGGCGTTGCTCACTGGACTCGTCAAGGAGCGTTTTCTGCTCACGAGCCTCCGCACTCCGATGACCGTTCCCGACGCCTTGGGACATGTGTGCGCCCAGCTCACGGTCGCCGGGGCCGACGAACTGCCGAGCCTGGCACCCACGGCGCATGAACTTCGCTTTCTCCAGGTCGAGTTGACCCGCCACGATCAGGTGGCATCGCCAGCCGACGCCCAATCGCTCCGCGCCGCGGCGGCCGACCACATGGCGGCCATCTGCGATAGGGCGGCTCAGCCGCTGGTCGTAGAAACCCGTCTGGACTGCGACATCACCGTGCCCGAAGCGGTGATCCGCGAGGCGGAGACGGCAGCCTCCGTACTCCTGCGCTTGACGCCGTACCCGTTCGGTCATCCCCGGTGGAAGGACTTCCACCTCCGCTTCCGGCAGCGCTACGGCGTTGGTGCGGTTGTCCCCGTACGCGATCTGGTTGCCGACGCCGGACTCGGGCTGCCCGCCGACTACCTCGGCTCGGCGCAGAAGACGCCTCCGCGTCCACTCACCAGGCGCGACGAGACGGTGCTGTCCCTGGTCCAGCAAGCAGCGCTCGACGGTGCCGAGGAGATCGTGCTGACCGAGGCGACGATCCAGGCGCTGGCAGTCGGAGACCCGGTCGAGATGCTTCCGCCACCGCGCGCCGAGCTGGCTTTCCAGCTTCACACCGTGTCGAGCGAGGCCCTGCGGCGCGGAGCGTTCCGCCTGATTGTGACCGGGGTCCCCCGGGTCGCGAGCAGTATGGCGGGACGCTTCGCCGAACTGCTGCCGGAGGTCGACCGCCAGCGCGTGAGCCGCGCCTACGCCGCGGTGAGCACCGACGACCCCGAGACGCTCGTGGCCCAACTGGCGTTCGCCCCGAGGCGGCGACGCAGTGAGAACGTCACCCGTACACGGCAGTTGCTGCCGCTGACGATCCCGCTGGCGGAACACCGCGACCCCGACCACGGCAACCTCATCGAGTTGGGCGACCTCGCGGTCACTGCGGATGCCCGCCAGTTCCACCTGCTCCAGCTCTCAACCGGCCGGTACGTCGAGCCGCGCGTCCTGCACGCGCTGGAGGCCGGAACGGTTATGCCGCCCCTGGCCCGCTTCCTGGCCGAGATCACCACGGCGCGCTGCGCCCACTACCAGGCGTTCGACTGGGGCGCCGCGGCACGTCTGCCCTACCTGCCGCGTCTGCGCCACGGCCGGACCGTGCTGGCTCCGGCCCGGTGGCTCCTGAACGCCGCCGACCTCGCTCCGCGTACCGCGGCGAAGTTTGCCTGGGACGCCGCCCTGACCGCGTGGCGTAGCCGGTTACGCGTCCCGACCGCCGTCGTGCTGTGCGAGGTCGACCTACGCCTGCCCCTTGCCCTCGATCGGCCCCTGCACCGGGCGCTGCTGCGTTCCCGTCTCGACCGCACCGGGAACGTCGAGCTACGCGAAGCCCCGTCGTCCGCCGATCTCGCGTGGGTCGGCCGGGCACACGAGTTTCTCTTACCGTTGCGCCTCGTCCGTCCCCGGAGCATTGTCGATCGGCCCTTGATTCAACCCACCCCGGTCCGGCGCGAGGCTGATCATCTGCCGGGTGATTCTTCGCGGCTGCACGTGCGTGTCCACGGGCATCCGGACCGCCAGGACGACATGTTGACCGGCTACCTACCCCGACTTTTCGCTGGATGGGACGACCCGCTGCTTTGGTGGTTCACCCGGCACCGTGACACCACCCGCCCCGACAGCGAGCAGTACCTCGCCTTGTACGCGCGGCTCCCCTCAGCCGGCCATTATGGCGCCGCCGCCAGCCGGGTGAGCGCCCGGGCTGGCGACCTGCGCTCCGTCGGGCTGGTCCCCGGTATCGAGTTCGCCGGCTACCGCCCTGAGACCGGGCGCTACGGCCACGGTCCGGCGATGGCCGCCGCCGAGAAGGTGTTCGCCGCCGACTCGGCCGCTGCTCTCGCCCAGATCGAGCTGGCCCTACGCACGGGCATACCCGCGGAGGCGGTTACCGCTGCGAGCTTCATCGACCTCGTCTGCTCGTACGCCGCAAAGGCAGAGGAGGGCCTGCACCGGCTCACCACCGAACTGCCGCAGGAGCACGGCCGCCTGGATACCGCCCTGCGCGACACGACGTTTCGGCTCGCGGATCCGGGAGACGGTTGGGCCGCCCTGCGCAGCCAACCCGGCGGCGACCGAATCCTGTTGGCCTGGGAGCGGCGGAAGACGGAGCTGGCCGCGTATCGAGAACAGCTCGCTCTCCAGCGGAACGGTCCGCTCTCCGCCCTGCGGTCCCTCCTCCACCAGCACCATGTCCGGGCCTTGGCCGTCGACCCGGAACGAGAACGCATCACCAACCGCTTGGCCCGCGCCGCGGCCTTACGCCTGATCGCCCGCGGCTCCCGGACTTCCTCGTGA
- a CDS encoding lanthionine synthetase C family protein, translating to MNAPRLSAAAAAGALARRLATPPALPADSPRLAQSLYQGAAGIALVHIERAHNGKGSWQSAHGWVTAAARAGVSAADDSGLHFGAPALAYVLHTAGADGITRYGSALANLDQHVTALTHRRVDAALARIDSGALPDFAEYDLLHGLTGIGAHLLQHAPGADALGRVLGYLVSLTAPMRFEGTVLPGWWVPHDPRLRRSPDFPGGHANLGIAHGITGPLALFAQALRRGVTVDGQHEAIDTICTWLDTWRQNADLGVWWPQWITREELRTGRPKQRGPLRPSWCYGTPGLARAQQLAAVATHDTARQQIAESALAWCLSDPAQLARITDGSLCHGWAGLHQTAWRAAQDARTPEIRKCLPYITGRLVRSVRAGPQEEGEQERHNPGTTDSDGLLEGAAGLALALQTVADAGSPISAWDAFLLIN from the coding sequence GTGAACGCCCCGAGGCTTTCTGCCGCCGCCGCTGCGGGAGCCCTCGCCCGTCGCCTGGCTACACCCCCGGCGCTGCCGGCTGACTCGCCACGGCTTGCCCAATCCCTCTACCAGGGCGCTGCCGGGATCGCGCTCGTGCACATCGAGCGTGCACACAACGGCAAAGGCAGCTGGCAGTCGGCGCATGGCTGGGTAACCGCGGCAGCTCGCGCCGGAGTCAGCGCGGCCGACGACAGCGGTCTCCACTTCGGCGCCCCAGCACTCGCCTACGTCCTTCATACGGCGGGGGCCGATGGGATCACCCGCTACGGGAGTGCCCTCGCCAACCTCGACCAACACGTCACCGCACTCACCCACCGCCGTGTAGACGCCGCCCTGGCCCGTATCGACAGCGGCGCGCTCCCCGACTTCGCCGAGTACGACCTGCTGCACGGTCTGACCGGCATCGGCGCGCATCTGCTGCAACACGCCCCGGGAGCAGATGCCTTGGGGCGCGTTCTTGGGTACTTGGTGAGCCTCACCGCGCCCATGCGTTTCGAAGGGACCGTGCTGCCGGGCTGGTGGGTCCCGCACGACCCGCGCCTACGGCGCTCGCCGGACTTCCCCGGCGGCCACGCTAACCTCGGCATCGCGCACGGCATCACCGGACCGCTCGCGCTGTTCGCCCAAGCCCTGCGGCGGGGCGTCACCGTTGACGGACAGCACGAGGCCATCGACACCATCTGCACCTGGCTGGACACCTGGCGGCAGAACGCCGACCTCGGCGTGTGGTGGCCGCAGTGGATCACCCGTGAGGAACTGCGTACCGGGCGCCCGAAACAGCGCGGCCCACTACGGCCGAGCTGGTGCTATGGCACCCCCGGCCTCGCCCGCGCCCAACAGCTCGCCGCTGTCGCGACACACGACACGGCTCGACAGCAGATCGCCGAATCCGCCCTCGCCTGGTGCCTGTCCGACCCCGCGCAGCTCGCCCGGATCACCGACGGCAGCCTCTGCCACGGCTGGGCCGGCCTCCATCAGACGGCCTGGCGTGCCGCCCAAGACGCTCGTACGCCCGAGATCCGGAAGTGCCTCCCGTACATAACGGGCCGCCTTGTCCGATCAGTGCGAGCGGGACCCCAGGAGGAAGGCGAGCAGGAACGCCACAACCCCGGAACCACAGACTCCGACGGACTGCTGGAGGGAGCCGCCGGCCTCGCCCTCGCCCTCCAGACAGTCGCTGATGCCGGATCCCCGATCTCGGCGTGGGACGCGTTTCTCCTGATCAACTGA
- a CDS encoding thiopeptide-type bacteriocin biosynthesis protein: MTTPAAPHRTVDGVLAVLAGIPLDQAAGRLAMEPADLSDAVEVYQAAGEAALDAQPAEGRWYQVHIEFPAWDGAEQTSAHHLGPRLQQLTPAVGSWWFIRKAPYWRLRCRPGPGGALADTRASVNAVLDSLTAAGPVRRWWETIYEPEVLAFGGPQGMEAAHDLFSADSSAILDYIRRRGDTGEAGRTLGRRELSVLLCSALFHGAGQEWHEQGDIWHRVASMRSLPADTPTHRLHDLTASLRRLMTVDTGPDSPLFAADRPLAFAAPWATAFTTAGRSLGRAAHDGTVERGLRDILAHHVIFHWNRLGLPGRTQAILARAAHDTVMNPVSVPPGGSLPAS; encoded by the coding sequence GTGACAACACCCGCCGCGCCGCACCGGACGGTGGACGGCGTACTCGCCGTGCTGGCCGGCATCCCGCTCGACCAGGCCGCCGGACGTCTCGCCATGGAACCCGCCGACCTGTCCGACGCCGTCGAGGTGTACCAAGCAGCCGGAGAGGCGGCCCTCGACGCGCAACCTGCGGAGGGCCGTTGGTACCAGGTGCACATCGAGTTCCCCGCCTGGGACGGCGCCGAACAGACAAGCGCCCACCACCTCGGCCCACGTCTGCAACAGCTCACCCCCGCGGTCGGATCCTGGTGGTTCATCCGCAAGGCCCCGTACTGGCGGCTCCGTTGTCGTCCTGGTCCCGGGGGTGCTCTCGCCGATACACGGGCGAGCGTCAACGCGGTCCTGGACAGCCTCACCGCTGCGGGCCCGGTGCGCCGGTGGTGGGAAACGATTTACGAGCCGGAAGTCCTGGCGTTCGGCGGTCCCCAGGGCATGGAGGCCGCCCACGACCTCTTCTCCGCCGACAGCAGCGCCATCCTCGACTACATCCGTCGTCGCGGCGACACGGGCGAGGCCGGTCGCACCCTCGGCCGCCGCGAGCTGTCCGTCCTGCTGTGCAGCGCGCTGTTCCACGGAGCCGGACAGGAGTGGCACGAACAAGGCGACATCTGGCACCGGGTGGCCAGTATGCGCTCCCTGCCTGCGGATACGCCCACCCACCGACTGCATGACCTGACCGCAAGCCTCCGCCGCCTGATGACCGTGGACACCGGCCCCGACAGCCCACTCTTCGCCGCCGACCGGCCCCTGGCCTTCGCGGCACCCTGGGCAACCGCCTTCACCACAGCGGGCCGGTCCCTGGGCCGTGCCGCACACGACGGCACCGTGGAACGCGGCTTACGGGACATCCTCGCCCACCACGTGATCTTCCACTGGAACCGCCTCGGTCTCCCTGGCCGTACTCAGGCCATCCTGGCGCGAGCCGCCCACGACACCGTGATGAATCCGGTCAGCGTGCCGCCCGGCGGCAGCCTCCCGGCTTCCTGA